From the Lepidochelys kempii isolate rLepKem1 chromosome 2, rLepKem1.hap2, whole genome shotgun sequence genome, one window contains:
- the LOC140906747 gene encoding E3 ubiquitin-protein ligase RNF138-like isoform X1, which yields MAEEPATICFNEEDFYCPVCQEVFKTPVRTVTCQHVFCRKCFLTAIRESGTHCPLCRGTVTKKERSCPKRALDVENNMKKLSGCCRCCEKQVRFSRMRHHYKTCKKYQDEYGVPSVIPNFQISQDSTGNSNRSDTSTFDNGEMANLQTLQGDASAHPTFKCPLCQETNFTRQHLLDHCNNRHLYQIVPVICPICVSLPWADPSQVTRNLVSHLNLRHQFDYGEFVNLQLDEETQYQNAVEESCHVNI from the exons ATGGCCGAGGAACCTGCCACTATTTGTTTCAATGAAGAGGATTTTTACTGTCCCGTGTGCCAGGAGGTCTTCAAAACGCCTGTGAGGACAGTAACCTGCCAACACGT CTTCTGCAGGAAATGTTTCCTGACAGCAATCAGAGAAAGTGGAACGCATTGTCCTCTGTGCCGGGGAACTGTGACTAAAAAGGAAAGATCATGTCCTAAAAGGGCTCTAGATGTTGAAAACAACATGAAGAAGCTTTCTGGGTGTTGTAGATGCTGTGAAAAACAG GTTAGGTTTTCTCGCATGAGACACCATTATAAAACATGTAAGAAGTATCAGGATGAATATGGTGTTCCGTCTGTTATTCCAAACTTTCAGATTTCCCAAGATTCAACAGGGAACAG TAATAGGAGTGATACATCTACATTTGATAACGGAGAGATGGCTAATCTTCAGACACTTCAGGGAGATGCAAG TGCACATCCCACATTCAAATGCCCCCTGTGTCAGGAAACCAACTTTACCCGGCAACACCTACTGGATCATTGTAACAATAGACACCTTTATCAGATAGTTCCTGTA ATTTGTCCAATTTGTGTGTCTCTCCCATGGGCAGATCCCAGTCAGGTTACTAGAAATCTTGTTAGCCATCTAAATCTAAGACACCAGTTTGACTATGGAGAATTCGTG AATCTTCAGCTTGATGAAGAAACCCAGTACCAAAATGCTGTTGAAGAATCTTGTCATGTGAATATTTAA
- the LOC140906747 gene encoding E3 ubiquitin-protein ligase RNF138-like isoform X2, with product MAEEPATICFNEEDFYCPVCQEVFKTPVRTVTCQHVFCRKCFLTAIRESGTHCPLCRGTVTKKERSCPKRALDVENNMKKLSGCCRCCEKQVRFSRMRHHYKTCKKYQDEYGVPSVIPNFQISQDSTGNSAHPTFKCPLCQETNFTRQHLLDHCNNRHLYQIVPVICPICVSLPWADPSQVTRNLVSHLNLRHQFDYGEFVNLQLDEETQYQNAVEESCHVNI from the exons ATGGCCGAGGAACCTGCCACTATTTGTTTCAATGAAGAGGATTTTTACTGTCCCGTGTGCCAGGAGGTCTTCAAAACGCCTGTGAGGACAGTAACCTGCCAACACGT CTTCTGCAGGAAATGTTTCCTGACAGCAATCAGAGAAAGTGGAACGCATTGTCCTCTGTGCCGGGGAACTGTGACTAAAAAGGAAAGATCATGTCCTAAAAGGGCTCTAGATGTTGAAAACAACATGAAGAAGCTTTCTGGGTGTTGTAGATGCTGTGAAAAACAG GTTAGGTTTTCTCGCATGAGACACCATTATAAAACATGTAAGAAGTATCAGGATGAATATGGTGTTCCGTCTGTTATTCCAAACTTTCAGATTTCCCAAGATTCAACAGGGAACAG TGCACATCCCACATTCAAATGCCCCCTGTGTCAGGAAACCAACTTTACCCGGCAACACCTACTGGATCATTGTAACAATAGACACCTTTATCAGATAGTTCCTGTA ATTTGTCCAATTTGTGTGTCTCTCCCATGGGCAGATCCCAGTCAGGTTACTAGAAATCTTGTTAGCCATCTAAATCTAAGACACCAGTTTGACTATGGAGAATTCGTG AATCTTCAGCTTGATGAAGAAACCCAGTACCAAAATGCTGTTGAAGAATCTTGTCATGTGAATATTTAA